The Mauremys mutica isolate MM-2020 ecotype Southern chromosome 1, ASM2049712v1, whole genome shotgun sequence genome has a segment encoding these proteins:
- the LOC123375526 gene encoding olfactory receptor 52E4-like produces MSDSNTPNFTKPSTFILLGIPGLEAAHIWISIPICAMYTIAVLGNFTILFIVKREPSLHEPMYYFLCMLAVTDLLISSSTMPKMLSIFWLNSREISFSACLTQMYFVHSFSAMESGILVSLAFDRYVAICNPLRHSTILTNSVVAKIGLVLVLRSGILTLPYPFLVRQWPYCRTNIIPHSYCRFIAVAKLACADIRIGSYLGLFHIFSVFGIDVFFITVSYTLILRAIFRLPTKDARLKTFGTCISHLCAIFTLYIPDFFYGFMQRFGHNIPLHFLVLIANIYLLVPPVLHPIIYGVRTKQIRDKLLHLFVHKET; encoded by the coding sequence atgtcagattccaacacaccCAACTTCACCAaaccctccaccttcatcctacttggcattcctggcctggaggcagcccatatctggatctccatccccatCTGTGCTATGTACACCATAGCCGtattggggaacttcaccatcctgttcatcgtgaagagggagccgagcctccatgagcccatgtactatttcctctgcatgctggctgtcaccgaCCTGCTCATTTCCTCATCCACcatgcccaaaatgctgagcatcttctggctCAATTCCAGGGAAatcagtttcagtgcctgcctcacccagatgtactttgtTCACTCCTTCTCAGCAATGGAGTCTGGAATCCTTGTTTCCCTGGCTTtcgatcgctacgtggccatctgcaatcctctgagacattccaccatcctgacaaactctGTTGTAGCCAAGATAGGCCTGGTCTTGGTGCTGCGCAGTGGCATACTCACATTACCCTATCCCTTTCTGGtgaggcagtggccatattgcagaaccaacatcatcccacACTCCTACTGTCGGTTTATAGCTGTGGCGAAGCTAGCCTGTGCTGACATCCGCATCGGTAGTTACCTTGGCCTGTTTCATATTTTCTCTGTGTTCGGAATTGATGTGTTTTTTATCACTGTGTCCTATACTCTGATCCTCCGGGCCATTTTCCgtctccccacaaaggatgcccggctcaaaacttttgggacctgcatctctcatctttgtgccatctTTACTTTGTATATCCCCGATTTCTTCTACGGTTTCATGCAGAGGTTTGGCCACAATATACCACTGCATTTCCTCGTTCTCATTGCCAATATTTACCTCCTGGTGCCCCCTGTGCTACACCCCATCATttacggggtgaggaccaaacagatccgggacaaGCTGCTCCACCTCTTTGTGCATAAAGAGACCTAA
- the LOC123375318 gene encoding olfactory receptor 52R1-like — protein MSDSNRTDFTNPSTFILLGIPGLEAAHVWISIPFCTMYIIVILGNFTILFIIVKMEPNIHEPMYYFLCMLAVTDLLISTSTVPKMLSIFWFNSREISFSACLTQMYFIHSFSAMESGILVAMAFDRYVAICHPLRHSAILTISVVAKIGLALVLRGGILALPYPFLARRWPYCRTNIIPHFYCRHIAVVKLACADIRISSYYGLFNLFFVSGMDVFFITMSYTQILWAIFRLPTKDARLKTFGTCISHLCAILALYTPDFFSSLTQRFGHNVPLHLRILFASVYLVVPPMLHPIIYGARTKQIRGRLLQLLTHKET, from the coding sequence ATGTCAGATTCTAACAgaaccgacttcaccaacccctccaccttcatcctgctgggcattcctggcctggaggcggcccatgtctggatctccatccccttctgcaccatgtacatcatagtcatcttggggaacttcaccatcctgttcatcatCGTGAAGATGGAGCCGAACATCCAcgagcccatgtactatttcctctgcatgctggctgtgACCGACCTGCTCATTTCCACATCCACCGTACCCAAAATGCTGAgtatcttctggttcaattccagggagatcagtttcagtgcctgcctcacccagatgtacttcattcactccTTCTCAGCAATGGAGTCTGGAatcctcgtggccatggctttcgatcgctacgtggccatctgccatcccctgagacattctgCCATCCTCACAATCTCTGTTGTGGCCAAGATAGGCCTGGCCTTGGTGCTGCGTGGTGGCATACTCGCGTTACCCTATCCCTTCCTGGCGAggcggtggccatattgcagaaccaacatcatcccacACTTTTATTGTCGGCATATagccgtggtgaagctggcctgtgctgacatccgcatcagtagttactatggcctgTTTAATCTTTTCTTTGTGAGCGGAatggatgtgttttttatcacCATGTCCTACACTCAGATCCTCTGGGCCATCTTCCGCTTgcccacaaaggatgcccggctcaaaacttttgggacctgcatctctcatctttgtgccatctTAGCTTTGTACACCCCAGATTTTTTCTCCTCTCTCACACAGCggtttggccacaatgtgccACTGCATTTACGCATTCTCTTTGCCAGTGTTTACCTGGTGGTGCCCCCCATGCTACACCCCATCATCTACGGGgcgaggaccaaacagatccggggcaggctgctccagctccttACTCATAAAGAGACCTAA